From a region of the Candidatus Brocadia sp. genome:
- a CDS encoding CsgG/HfaB family protein: MKKNTRYTIPQRSCNHVPLHEGDGQNPCKKGNGLYGTTILRCTLLIAGLVFPLLSRGALSDTAKDTTPPVVHTDVTPAVVHDTHLFLSGEACDNNGIARVLVNGCPLEIHTGRRVSFNHLLPLREGRNIVTVQAIDASGNASVVSPVKITRKAFDLPETVSRYAVALLPVKSSPALDMPGESIHSLFLKAFGEEPQRFHFVERDPARLEGILREQRISKIGQISPETVIKIGKIIAAEGLFLVTIDEDVNGIGITLRLVDTETGRIRAQASVHDADNGMKNLEWLIYGLSLKIKRQLPAAQGNVIRISENGFYVNTGAAHGIEVGMKLLLFREIREGNFVLKEPLDTIARVERVLPHICFVTVSREGISRVEKGDLVLAK, encoded by the coding sequence ATGAAGAAAAATACCCGGTACACCATACCGCAGCGAAGCTGCAACCACGTCCCCCTTCATGAAGGGGACGGTCAAAACCCTTGCAAAAAAGGAAACGGTTTATACGGTACTACAATACTCAGATGCACACTGCTTATTGCAGGATTGGTATTTCCCCTGCTCAGCAGGGGAGCCCTTTCAGACACCGCAAAGGATACCACACCACCGGTGGTGCACACGGATGTAACACCTGCGGTGGTGCATGATACCCACCTTTTTCTGAGCGGTGAGGCATGTGACAACAACGGCATCGCACGGGTGCTGGTGAACGGATGTCCGCTGGAAATCCACACAGGAAGGCGCGTCTCTTTCAATCATCTCCTGCCCCTCAGAGAGGGAAGAAATATCGTTACCGTCCAGGCCATTGATGCCAGCGGAAATGCGTCGGTCGTTTCGCCGGTGAAGATCACGAGAAAGGCCTTCGATCTGCCGGAAACCGTTTCCCGGTATGCCGTTGCCCTGCTTCCGGTCAAGTCCTCCCCGGCGCTTGATATGCCCGGGGAATCAATCCATTCCCTCTTCCTGAAGGCATTCGGCGAAGAACCGCAGAGGTTCCATTTTGTGGAACGGGACCCGGCACGGCTTGAAGGAATCCTCCGTGAGCAACGGATCAGTAAAATCGGGCAGATATCCCCCGAAACGGTCATAAAGATCGGGAAGATCATTGCCGCAGAGGGGCTATTCCTGGTTACGATAGATGAAGACGTCAACGGCATCGGTATTACCCTGCGTCTGGTGGATACGGAGACGGGTCGCATACGGGCGCAGGCAAGCGTGCATGATGCGGATAACGGCATGAAAAATCTCGAATGGCTTATCTATGGTCTGTCATTGAAGATCAAGCGACAGCTTCCCGCGGCGCAGGGGAACGTTATTCGGATTTCAGAAAACGGTTTTTATGTAAACACCGGCGCTGCTCATGGCATTGAGGTAGGGATGAAATTATTGCTATTCCGTGAAATCAGGGAAGGGAATTTCGTCTTAAAAGAACCGCTTGACACGATTGCACGGGTGGAGCGGGTGCTGCCGCACATCTGTTTTGTTACCGTCAGCAGAGAGGGTATTTCCAGGGTGGAAAAAGGAGACCTTGTCCTTGCAAAGTAG
- the ftsY gene encoding signal recognition particle-docking protein FtsY — translation MEHPSKKEKHTAGEKKRETPKTLVSQESGRKQSPDAAQQQGNAAGKPRRSFWTRIKTFTFEPPKKVIVEGDTIRLVSVSSETEILIAEKGVSATTEELAVDVTEAPDDKGEARSQTLITPEELAFPLPEIILGEEPVAIQEEIPVVEERLKKSLEKTRTRFWSRLKGLFAFRRGIDESVLEELEDILIGADIGAKAVQSLMHELREAWKSKTITETSQIHDFIKDKLKESLRFLQTTINYAPAPPTVILVVGVNGVGKTTAIAKLANTFIQDGKKVMVAASDTFRAAAVEQLDIWSKRIGAEIVKHQTGSDPAAVAYDALEASIARGIDVVIVDTAGRLHTHENLMNELSKMKRVISKRIPGAPHEVLMVLDATTGQNALSQAKLFKQAVDVTGIFLAKLDGTAKGGFVLGMRNEINIPVKYVGIGEKADDIEKFDPDAFVNALFE, via the coding sequence ATGGAACACCCGTCAAAAAAAGAGAAACACACCGCAGGAGAAAAAAAGCGAGAGACACCGAAGACGCTTGTTTCACAGGAAAGCGGGAGAAAACAATCGCCTGATGCAGCACAACAACAGGGAAATGCCGCCGGAAAACCCCGGCGGAGTTTTTGGACAAGAATTAAGACGTTTACCTTTGAGCCTCCCAAAAAGGTTATTGTGGAAGGCGACACGATACGACTTGTCTCTGTTTCTTCGGAAACAGAGATACTGATAGCCGAAAAGGGCGTCTCTGCAACCACGGAAGAATTGGCCGTAGACGTCACAGAAGCGCCAGATGACAAAGGTGAAGCGCGAAGCCAGACCCTGATAACTCCCGAAGAATTGGCTTTTCCGTTGCCAGAAATCATCCTGGGAGAAGAGCCGGTTGCCATACAGGAAGAAATTCCCGTTGTAGAAGAAAGACTCAAAAAGAGCCTGGAGAAAACCCGCACCCGTTTTTGGTCACGGTTAAAAGGCCTCTTCGCCTTCAGGAGAGGGATCGATGAATCCGTCCTTGAGGAATTAGAGGATATCCTGATCGGTGCAGACATTGGCGCAAAGGCGGTTCAAAGCCTGATGCATGAGTTACGCGAGGCGTGGAAATCGAAGACCATAACGGAGACCTCTCAGATACATGATTTTATCAAAGACAAATTGAAAGAAAGTCTGCGGTTCCTTCAAACCACCATCAATTATGCCCCCGCTCCCCCAACCGTTATTCTGGTTGTTGGGGTTAATGGCGTGGGTAAGACGACGGCGATTGCTAAACTCGCCAATACCTTTATTCAGGACGGCAAGAAGGTCATGGTCGCCGCAAGCGACACCTTTCGGGCTGCTGCCGTGGAGCAACTGGACATCTGGAGCAAGCGCATCGGGGCGGAGATTGTGAAACACCAAACCGGCTCTGATCCCGCTGCCGTGGCGTATGATGCTCTGGAGGCAAGCATTGCACGGGGCATTGATGTGGTAATTGTAGACACCGCAGGGCGTCTTCATACTCATGAAAATCTTATGAACGAGCTGAGCAAAATGAAGCGGGTTATTTCCAAAAGGATTCCCGGCGCACCTCACGAGGTGCTTATGGTGCTCGATGCCACCACGGGACAAAATGCGCTTTCCCAGGCAAAGCTGTTTAAGCAGGCAGTAGACGTTACCGGGATATTTTTGGCAAAGCTGGACGGCACGGCAAAGGGTGGTTTTGTGCTGGGGATGCGGAATGAAATCAACATCCCGGTGAAATACGTCGGGATTGGTGAAAAAGCGGATGATATAGAAAAATTCGACCCCGACGCCTTTGTAAACGCCTTGTTTGAGTGA
- a CDS encoding caspase family protein, which yields MNTILLCLFSPKKYLCLILPVLLFCLFVNASAHQEISKEKNAGGGRFARDSLPPRQYFEDLAIRRYAVVVGISDYKDPGIADLKYADADAQAFYDFLTSPAGGDFQKDQVLLLKNEQATLKNVTLAITNFLKRAKDPDFVVIFMACHGEPEPDRPGNLYLLMHDSEPGSLSATAYHMENVNADMKRYVAAKRLIFFADACHSSGLTGEMTSTRGGANTIHAALSTLRATREGWGIVSASRAREVSVESSQFGGGHGAFTHYLLEGLKGKADAEGNKNGIVTLVEAFDFVEENVKKATHNAQHPDISGNFDNNLPLGFPGTGTGANESAQSSDTPPLGILKIHGAPEGATVFIKGKEVGAAPLDIKLVSGAYPVMIKTRGGRDVSDTVFINPDEITEICAEQFFEQVYFGEDSGASGKTLLAYSTAGGPSQEYPGSGNETGAMPSKSEKPDVTKTDAPLPGSALAVPAEMMHKKTDVQKTKENIDALIKELEIMARQQAGEEKPMPAKKPGEKRPESIAAPHAVPISLKEFCVKMGALPSRHTTVMLRHRIIDALLAQNGLLVVERDLEMQEAILREQRLGGSVLADEMYRIGLGKIQSAQFLLFGEVSQGEKPDQIMVRIEIVDTATTLINTLERTFQREENLGAVAHDIAAKIRAKIMVQ from the coding sequence ATGAATACTATTTTATTATGTCTCTTCAGCCCAAAAAAGTATCTATGTCTCATCCTGCCGGTATTGTTATTCTGTCTTTTTGTCAACGCCTCTGCCCACCAGGAAATATCAAAAGAAAAGAACGCTGGCGGAGGACGATTTGCGCGGGACAGTTTGCCACCCAGGCAGTATTTTGAAGACCTTGCGATCCGGCGTTATGCGGTCGTAGTCGGCATATCAGATTACAAAGACCCGGGAATAGCCGATCTGAAATATGCGGATGCCGATGCGCAGGCATTTTATGATTTTCTTACCAGCCCGGCCGGCGGTGATTTTCAGAAAGACCAGGTATTGCTTCTGAAGAATGAGCAGGCGACCCTGAAAAACGTTACCCTGGCCATCACCAATTTTCTTAAAAGGGCAAAAGACCCTGATTTTGTCGTCATTTTCATGGCATGTCACGGCGAGCCCGAACCAGACCGCCCCGGCAATCTCTACCTGCTTATGCATGATTCCGAGCCCGGCAGCCTGTCTGCAACTGCCTATCACATGGAAAACGTCAATGCCGACATGAAACGATACGTTGCGGCAAAAAGACTGATTTTCTTTGCCGACGCCTGCCACAGTTCCGGGCTTACCGGGGAAATGACAAGCACCAGGGGAGGAGCAAATACGATTCATGCGGCGCTTTCCACCCTCAGGGCAACGAGAGAGGGGTGGGGAATTGTCAGCGCAAGCAGGGCGCGCGAGGTCTCCGTAGAGTCCAGCCAGTTTGGCGGCGGTCACGGAGCATTCACCCATTACCTGCTCGAAGGATTAAAAGGAAAGGCCGACGCAGAAGGAAACAAAAACGGCATCGTTACCCTTGTGGAGGCATTCGATTTCGTAGAAGAAAACGTAAAGAAGGCAACGCACAACGCTCAGCACCCCGATATCTCGGGAAATTTTGACAACAACCTTCCCCTGGGATTCCCCGGGACAGGAACCGGCGCCAATGAAAGCGCCCAAAGCAGCGACACTCCACCCCTGGGAATTCTGAAGATTCACGGCGCACCTGAAGGGGCAACGGTATTTATCAAAGGGAAGGAAGTTGGCGCCGCGCCGCTGGACATAAAACTCGTAAGCGGGGCATATCCGGTTATGATAAAAACAAGAGGCGGCCGTGATGTGTCAGATACCGTATTTATCAATCCGGATGAAATAACCGAAATCTGCGCCGAGCAATTCTTCGAACAGGTCTATTTTGGTGAAGACTCGGGCGCTTCCGGTAAAACGCTCCTGGCGTATTCAACCGCAGGCGGACCATCGCAGGAATACCCAGGCTCCGGTAATGAAACGGGCGCGATGCCGTCAAAGAGTGAAAAGCCTGATGTTACAAAGACGGATGCCCCGTTGCCCGGCAGCGCCCTGGCCGTACCGGCAGAAATGATGCATAAGAAGACAGACGTGCAGAAAACAAAGGAAAATATCGATGCGCTTATTAAAGAATTGGAGATCATGGCCAGGCAGCAGGCCGGTGAAGAAAAACCCATGCCTGCCAAAAAGCCCGGAGAAAAGAGACCCGAATCCATAGCCGCTCCTCACGCCGTCCCCATATCACTGAAGGAATTTTGCGTAAAAATGGGTGCATTGCCCAGCAGGCACACCACCGTCATGCTCCGCCACAGGATTATCGACGCACTCCTGGCCCAAAACGGCTTGCTGGTGGTGGAAAGAGACTTGGAAATGCAGGAAGCAATCTTACGGGAACAGCGGCTCGGCGGCTCTGTCCTTGCCGATGAGATGTACAGAATAGGGCTGGGAAAGATACAAAGCGCCCAATTCCTTTTGTTCGGAGAAGTGTCTCAGGGAGAAAAGCCGGATCAAATCATGGTAAGAATAGAGATCGTTGACACGGCAACGACGCTCATCAACACGCTGGAACGCACCTTTCAGCGCGAAGAAAATCTGGGAGCCGTGGCGCACGATATCGCCGCAAAGATACGAGCAAAAATTATGGTTCAGTGA
- a CDS encoding C13 family peptidase: MQRFLKRFSYIFMICLVLSGGCITVEYRRGPIPEHLSMGEHAHSCYCGCCDISGPRPPPVLSPASEYKHAVLICAGVTNADRQRYNSAYWYDLMSQYLMLRERGFNDENIHVLYGYDGEDYYPGLLDYNSAHLFGKKITDMAISKANIESVFQALGGKRSDVNCVSRALTDEDYLYIWWMGHGGSDPGTCNLYLPISVTGEEFTDVELSNCINQVSHYKKRVVAVMTCFSSGILDDMINEKGVNTVTLASSSCDEYSYDIWPTCDRRPHAEFNYKLTEAIRQMDICNKPLKKDPDTNPKDGYVSLAEACDYIAPPMRNPTAPRKISDPDKISDSTYFNEPNTP, encoded by the coding sequence ATGCAAAGATTTTTAAAGAGATTTTCCTATATCTTTATGATATGCCTTGTCCTTTCCGGAGGCTGTATCACAGTTGAATACAGACGTGGACCTATTCCAGAACATCTGTCAATGGGGGAACATGCTCATAGTTGTTATTGTGGTTGTTGTGATATATCTGGACCTCGACCACCACCTGTCCTATCACCCGCATCCGAATATAAACATGCCGTGTTAATCTGTGCAGGGGTAACGAATGCAGACCGACAAAGGTATAATTCAGCATATTGGTATGATCTTATGAGTCAATATCTGATGCTGAGAGAGCGTGGGTTTAATGATGAGAATATTCATGTACTTTATGGTTATGATGGAGAAGATTACTATCCCGGACTTTTAGATTATAACTCTGCACATTTGTTTGGTAAGAAAATTACTGATATGGCTATTTCTAAAGCGAATATTGAATCAGTATTCCAGGCATTAGGTGGTAAAAGAAGTGATGTAAATTGTGTAAGTCGTGCCCTAACTGATGAGGATTATTTGTATATCTGGTGGATGGGCCACGGCGGTTCTGATCCAGGTACTTGCAATCTTTACTTGCCCATTAGTGTTACGGGTGAAGAATTTACTGACGTAGAATTGAGTAACTGTATTAATCAGGTTTCTCATTATAAAAAAAGAGTTGTCGCCGTAATGACCTGTTTCTCGAGTGGTATTCTCGATGATATGATAAACGAAAAAGGTGTTAATACAGTTACCCTTGCTTCATCATCCTGTGACGAATATTCATATGATATCTGGCCGACCTGTGATCGCCGTCCTCATGCAGAATTTAATTATAAACTCACAGAGGCCATACGTCAGATGGATATATGCAATAAGCCACTTAAAAAAGATCCAGATACTAATCCAAAAGATGGTTATGTATCACTGGCGGAGGCATGTGATTATATTGCGCCGCCAATGAGAAACCCAACGGCCCCTCGCAAAATTAGTGACCCTGATAAGATAAGTGATTCGACTTATTTTAACGAGCCAAATACGCCTTAA
- a CDS encoding outer membrane protein transport protein, translated as MKTKQILFLIILFLPIAAPFTKSSFAQQVPTSINAVPLPVGSGARALGMGGAFIAVADDATAASWNPGGLTQLERPELSVVGSFLSTHMDFDPGNTGFFSLGNEDVSRGDLNYASVAYPFKVLGKNLVAALNYQQKYDFHMNVDFDLTDDSLGINEDINIDFKSKGGIGALTPAIAMQVMPKLSIGVAVNIFTDEFFDDFAWKETLKMSGFGTDGVDTINDTAKSVREFKNFQAVNVTAGMLWDVWEEEEKCLTFGAVYHSPYTADVDRIIDSQSTSNFSGSISTFSNHIREHFEIDYPMSIGAGWGFRYSDALSLSMDVTWTDWSEYEQENKETGEETRPLGLGVSTDRDIDDTYAVRFGTEYLIFRQKMIIPVRGGLFYEPRPSLDDPTDVYGVSVGSGITFKRFSIDGAYQFRWANDVDGEDFGELQGTHFDLQEHLFLASVIVYF; from the coding sequence ATGAAAACAAAACAAATCCTTTTTCTTATCATCCTATTTCTGCCCATCGCAGCGCCCTTCACAAAATCCTCTTTTGCTCAACAAGTACCTACCTCCATAAATGCGGTGCCTCTTCCTGTTGGCTCTGGCGCCAGGGCATTGGGCATGGGCGGCGCCTTTATTGCCGTCGCCGACGATGCCACTGCGGCATCGTGGAATCCCGGCGGCCTGACACAATTGGAAAGACCAGAACTCTCTGTGGTAGGTTCCTTCTTATCCACACACATGGATTTTGATCCTGGCAATACAGGTTTCTTCTCCCTTGGCAACGAGGATGTATCGCGGGGTGATCTGAATTATGCCAGTGTTGCATATCCATTCAAGGTGTTAGGAAAAAATCTGGTTGCTGCATTGAATTATCAACAGAAATACGATTTTCATATGAATGTTGATTTTGATTTGACAGATGATAGTTTGGGAATTAATGAAGATATAAATATTGATTTTAAATCAAAAGGTGGAATAGGTGCCCTGACGCCTGCCATCGCCATGCAGGTGATGCCCAAACTATCCATAGGGGTAGCGGTAAATATCTTTACTGACGAATTTTTCGACGATTTTGCCTGGAAAGAAACATTGAAAATGTCAGGATTTGGTACCGACGGAGTGGATACAATTAATGACACTGCAAAATCAGTTAGGGAATTCAAAAATTTTCAGGCAGTAAACGTAACGGCAGGCATGCTGTGGGATGTATGGGAAGAGGAGGAGAAGTGCCTTACCTTTGGCGCCGTGTATCATTCCCCATATACGGCAGATGTTGACCGTATTATAGATTCTCAAAGTACCAGCAATTTTTCAGGTTCAATTTCTACTTTTTCAAATCATATTAGGGAACATTTCGAGATAGACTATCCTATGTCTATTGGTGCTGGGTGGGGCTTCCGTTACAGCGATGCATTATCCCTTTCTATGGATGTGACGTGGACGGATTGGTCTGAATATGAACAGGAGAATAAAGAAACCGGGGAAGAAACCCGTCCCCTGGGACTTGGTGTATCAACTGACAGGGACATTGATGATACCTACGCTGTAAGGTTTGGCACAGAGTACCTGATTTTCCGGCAAAAGATGATTATCCCCGTACGGGGTGGACTTTTTTACGAACCCCGTCCATCCCTGGATGACCCTACAGACGTATATGGCGTTAGTGTGGGGAGCGGCATTACCTTCAAGAGGTTCAGTATTGACGGTGCATATCAGTTCCGGTGGGCGAATGATGTGGACGGAGAAGATTTTGGTGAACTTCAAGGAACTCACTTTGATCTCCAGGAGCACCTGTTCCTGGCCTCCGTCATTGTCTATTTCTAA
- a CDS encoding carboxypeptidase-like regulatory domain-containing protein, with the protein MKNRNVRFYGLMAGFILFFSILTCGCITITIYDSDCCQCPHVTGEGIPGVYPMGRIWGYIKNNSGQPIANAQITITPGTGVSTSNSAGKYVTSFVDYGLYTLTVTANGYQPGGGQVNVNALSVRKDYTLNPQ; encoded by the coding sequence ATGAAAAATAGAAACGTGCGCTTTTATGGGCTGATGGCAGGATTCATTTTGTTCTTCAGCATATTAACCTGCGGGTGTATAACAATTACTATTTATGATAGTGATTGTTGTCAGTGTCCTCATGTAACCGGTGAAGGAATTCCAGGAGTTTATCCTATGGGAAGGATTTGGGGATATATCAAGAATAACTCGGGACAACCAATTGCTAACGCACAAATTACTATTACTCCTGGTACAGGAGTAAGTACTTCAAATTCGGCAGGAAAATATGTAACTTCTTTTGTAGATTACGGTTTGTATACATTAACAGTCACAGCTAATGGTTATCAACCTGGAGGGGGTCAAGTAAACGTTAATGCTTTGTCAGTTCGGAAGGACTATACGCTAAATCCACAATAA
- the tatC gene encoding twin-arginine translocase subunit TatC → MEETKPENAASETEGLRMPLGAHLEELRRRVVYSLIAIILCFIVCWFFKVQILDMAKRPHKFAMEKVGLSTELQVLSYQEGFYAYMKLCFITSVFFAYPFVIYQIWQFVSAGLYQRERRYVLLFLPVSYAAFVVGGLFGYFLLIPFGLQFLIGILGPGIQPIITMRDYVSFVFMLTVALGLVFQLPLVMLLLSKIRFITPDKFIAWRKYAILAIFIIAAIVTPPDPFTQSMTAIPMIVLYELGILIARPTRKGFFFLGGIVGGGIMILLALYFYLTYKGGDVNLFDTRGEVQFLYPEGQAWEEVSNHSHFRNGITLKTGSEGRTALSTKKGIDMSMDANTEVHIADSLKIRLKSGQILVSVKGSEIPLEIDTPNGRIRTERGTLNIVAKDFLTVVTAVKGDAVLVMEGEEKKLLEGRQHKMSIGGEPVDIGAIINWSEGVLNKPDGKE, encoded by the coding sequence GTGGAAGAAACAAAGCCAGAAAACGCAGCATCTGAAACGGAAGGCTTGAGAATGCCGCTAGGCGCGCATCTTGAAGAGTTGCGGCGCCGGGTCGTATATTCTCTTATCGCTATCATTCTCTGTTTTATCGTGTGCTGGTTTTTTAAAGTGCAGATACTGGACATGGCAAAGAGGCCCCATAAGTTTGCCATGGAAAAGGTTGGCCTCTCAACAGAATTGCAGGTGCTGAGCTATCAGGAGGGCTTCTATGCATATATGAAGCTGTGCTTCATAACGTCGGTTTTCTTCGCCTATCCCTTTGTGATATACCAGATATGGCAATTCGTGAGCGCCGGGCTCTACCAGCGAGAGCGACGGTACGTGCTCTTGTTCCTCCCCGTTTCCTATGCAGCATTTGTGGTGGGAGGGCTTTTTGGCTATTTCCTGCTCATCCCCTTTGGTCTGCAGTTTTTGATCGGCATTCTTGGCCCCGGCATTCAGCCAATCATTACCATGCGGGACTACGTCTCATTTGTTTTCATGCTGACCGTGGCGCTGGGACTGGTATTCCAGTTGCCGCTCGTCATGCTGCTCCTCTCAAAGATCCGATTCATTACCCCGGATAAATTTATTGCATGGAGAAAGTATGCCATCCTGGCAATATTTATTATTGCCGCGATCGTCACGCCGCCCGATCCTTTTACCCAGTCCATGACCGCCATTCCCATGATTGTCCTCTATGAATTGGGCATCCTCATTGCAAGGCCTACCAGGAAAGGATTTTTCTTTTTAGGCGGCATCGTTGGGGGAGGGATCATGATATTGCTGGCGTTGTATTTTTATTTAACCTACAAGGGCGGTGACGTCAACCTGTTCGATACCCGGGGAGAGGTTCAATTTTTGTACCCGGAAGGGCAGGCATGGGAAGAGGTATCAAACCACAGCCATTTCCGGAACGGTATTACCCTGAAGACCGGCAGCGAAGGAAGAACTGCCCTGTCTACAAAGAAGGGAATTGACATGAGTATGGACGCAAATACCGAAGTGCATATTGCTGATTCCTTGAAGATAAGGCTCAAATCAGGCCAAATCCTCGTCTCCGTGAAAGGGTCGGAAATACCCCTGGAAATCGATACACCAAATGGACGGATCAGAACCGAAAGGGGTACCTTGAACATTGTGGCGAAGGATTTTCTTACCGTCGTGACTGCAGTAAAGGGCGATGCCGTTCTGGTCATGGAAGGTGAAGAAAAAAAGTTGCTGGAGGGACGGCAGCATAAGATGTCCATCGGCGGTGAACCGGTCGACATCGGGGCGATTATCAATTGGTCTGAAGGAGTGCTCAACAAACCGGATGGAAAAGAATAA
- the nusB gene encoding transcription antitermination factor NusB: MRNRTIARELAIQALYQLDLRGDEILGEIESFCKRSTEKHDVYQFAIALTNGCRSHLKEIDEKISMVTEHWELRRMAIIDKNILRLGVYELLYRNDIPPKVSINEAIELAKKFSTKNSGTFVNGILDKIYTQGGDGKVKGEACPPPLQNVSEVQYGNADLHIHTNYSDGTMTPEEVVDDALRRGVSTISITDHDTVDGLVIALRYGQGKNIHIISGIEFSSYLSPSEVHILGYFIDVNNISLQKMIRQSRDDRVNRIHDMVDKLHALHVDIDAQEILALAGQGSPGRMHVAETLWKHGYCATIIESFTKYIGDNKPAYVPKKTLTSQQAIELIRDAGGVAVLAHPGLTQRDHIIGDLVQYGLQGIEVYYPSHSPQTVRKYLKVAKKYDLAVTGGSDFHGERRLDCPIAKITIPGDLVDKLRQRCPAR; this comes from the coding sequence ATGCGCAATAGAACAATTGCACGCGAACTCGCCATTCAGGCCCTGTATCAACTTGATCTGCGTGGTGATGAAATCCTTGGTGAGATAGAGAGTTTTTGTAAGAGGAGCACGGAAAAGCATGACGTTTACCAATTTGCGATAGCGCTCACCAACGGTTGCCGGTCACACCTGAAAGAAATTGATGAAAAAATATCGATGGTTACTGAGCACTGGGAATTGCGGCGCATGGCCATTATCGACAAAAACATTCTCCGTTTGGGAGTGTACGAATTATTGTACCGGAACGACATTCCCCCCAAGGTGTCAATTAACGAGGCAATAGAGCTTGCCAAAAAATTCAGCACTAAAAACTCCGGAACGTTTGTGAACGGAATCCTAGATAAGATTTATACCCAGGGTGGAGACGGAAAAGTGAAGGGAGAAGCGTGCCCTCCCCCTCTTCAGAATGTATCGGAAGTCCAGTATGGGAACGCCGACCTCCATATCCACACCAATTATTCCGATGGCACCATGACACCGGAAGAAGTTGTCGATGACGCCCTGCGCCGCGGCGTCTCTACGATTTCGATTACGGATCATGATACCGTTGATGGGCTTGTCATTGCCCTTCGTTACGGACAAGGGAAAAATATCCATATTATTTCCGGTATAGAATTTTCTTCATACCTCAGCCCGTCCGAGGTGCATATCCTGGGCTATTTTATCGATGTGAATAACATTTCCCTCCAAAAAATGATACGACAATCCCGCGATGATCGTGTGAATCGCATTCACGACATGGTGGACAAATTGCATGCGCTTCACGTTGATATTGATGCGCAGGAAATTCTTGCCCTCGCCGGGCAAGGGTCCCCGGGTCGCATGCACGTGGCGGAAACGCTCTGGAAACACGGCTATTGCGCGACGATTATCGAATCATTTACCAAATATATAGGAGATAACAAGCCCGCATATGTCCCGAAAAAGACCCTGACGTCGCAACAGGCCATTGAACTCATCAGGGATGCCGGCGGGGTGGCGGTGCTGGCGCATCCGGGACTCACGCAAAGAGACCACATTATCGGAGATTTGGTACAATACGGCTTGCAGGGGATTGAGGTATATTATCCCTCGCATTCCCCCCAGACCGTCAGGAAGTACCTTAAGGTTGCAAAGAAATATGACCTTGCAGTAACCGGTGGTTCGGATTTTCATGGTGAGAGAAGGCTCGACTGTCCCATTGCCAAAATCACCATCCCGGGCGACCTAGTTGATAAATTGAGACAAAGATGCCCGGCCCGCTAA
- the ribE gene encoding 6,7-dimethyl-8-ribityllumazine synthase, with amino-acid sequence MAKEFQGNVLGAGKVFGIIVSRYNNFITQRLLDGALDGLTRHGVKDEDIDIFWVPGACEIPIAALKAAESRKYHALICLGAILRGETPHFDYVANESAKGIAHVGLTTGVPTIYGVITTETLEQAINRAGAKTGNKGAEAALSAIEMANLIDQISAGGKTAKKP; translated from the coding sequence ATGGCAAAGGAATTTCAGGGAAATGTACTGGGCGCTGGAAAGGTGTTTGGCATCATCGTTAGCCGATACAATAACTTCATCACCCAGCGGTTATTGGATGGCGCACTTGATGGTCTGACCAGGCATGGTGTAAAAGATGAAGATATCGATATTTTTTGGGTGCCGGGCGCCTGTGAGATACCTATTGCGGCGCTGAAGGCGGCGGAGAGTCGCAAATATCACGCATTGATTTGTCTGGGCGCCATTCTTCGTGGAGAAACCCCCCATTTTGACTATGTCGCAAACGAGTCTGCCAAGGGCATTGCTCACGTGGGACTGACGACGGGTGTTCCAACCATTTATGGCGTTATTACTACGGAAACCCTGGAGCAGGCCATTAACCGCGCTGGCGCAAAGACGGGAAACAAAGGGGCGGAAGCCGCTTTGTCGGCAATAGAAATGGCAAATCTCATTGATCAGATATCAGCCGGTGGAAAAACGGCGAAAAAACCATGA